In Malus sylvestris chromosome 15, drMalSylv7.2, whole genome shotgun sequence, a single genomic region encodes these proteins:
- the LOC126605939 gene encoding protein BOLA2-like: MGSGVGLKYSRPSRISDLSRFSQRQRVVNERKLRREREREKEKEEEEEMGVTKEQVKSSLTSKLNPAHLEVIDTSGGCGASFAIEIVSEQFEGKRLLERHRLVNSSLEEEMKEIHALSIKKALTPEQWKQQQESQVSKPAA, encoded by the exons ATGGGCTCGGGAGTGGGCCTTAAATACAGCCGTCCAAGCAGAATCTCCGATTTAAGCCGCTTCAGTCAGAGACAGAGAGTTGTGAACGAAAGAAAActtaggagagagagagagagagagaaagagaaagaggaagaggaagagatggGAGTGACCAAGGAGCAAGTGAAGTCTTCACTGACGTCAAAACTGAACCCTGCACATCTC GAAGTAATTGATACATCTGGAGG ATGTGGTGCTAGCTTTGCTATTGAGATAGTATCAGAGCAGTTTGAAGGAAAGAGGTTGCTGGAGAGGCATCGGCTGGTAAATTCATCGTTAGAAGAGGAGATGAAGGAGATTCATGCGCTCTCGATAAAGAAAGCTCTGACACCAGAGCAGTGGAAACAACAGCAGGAGTCTCAAGTATCTAAACCCGCCGCGTGA